A stretch of the Pseudosulfitobacter pseudonitzschiae genome encodes the following:
- a CDS encoding SMP-30/gluconolactonase/LRE family protein: protein MDRGLPDGMRCDVMGNLWSSAADGVHCFDQKGVLLGKILVPQVVSNLCFGGLDGHRC from the coding sequence ATCGACAGAGGTCTGCCCGACGGAATGCGCTGCGACGTTATGGGAAACCTTTGGTCTTCGGCCGCGGACGGGGTGCATTGCTTTGACCAAAAGGGCGTGCTTCTGGGCAAGATCCTGGTGCCGCAAGTCGTGTCGAACCTGTGTTTTGGCGGGCTTGACGGCCACAGATGTTAA
- a CDS encoding helix-turn-helix domain-containing protein, with amino-acid sequence MNVTSLADFGERLPTAEEVDSAAGAMMAIETSREADGSLTIGDTKLSPSLVDLMSDLFSIVARGETVTLVPLSRQLTTQEAADLLNVSRPFLIKLIDQGALNCEMVGTHRRVALKNVLTYKAKRTAGRRTAMAEMQDIAEDLE; translated from the coding sequence ATGAACGTGACTTCACTCGCCGATTTTGGAGAAAGACTGCCCACAGCAGAAGAGGTGGACAGCGCCGCTGGTGCGATGATGGCCATTGAAACCAGCCGTGAGGCTGACGGATCCCTGACGATTGGCGACACCAAGCTGTCACCCTCGCTTGTCGATCTAATGAGCGACCTGTTCAGCATCGTTGCACGCGGCGAAACCGTAACACTCGTACCCCTATCGCGACAACTGACTACACAAGAAGCAGCAGACCTTCTGAACGTGTCCCGCCCCTTTCTGATCAAGCTCATAGATCAAGGAGCACTGAACTGTGAAATGGTCGGGACGCATCGACGTGTCGCACTCAAAAATGTGCTCACTTACAAGGCCAAGCGCACGGCTGGGCGGCGGACAGCGATGGCAGAGATGCAGGACATCGCAGAGGATTTGGAGTAA
- a CDS encoding PIN domain-containing protein, with protein MIPAANRYTAVLDASVLFPNMKRDLLLRFFEADLYRARWTEQIQQEWLTNAIARYADKEEQLKRTDALMREHFEDAWVEGYERFIETVVLPDRDDRHVVAAAIRINAQYIVTDNLKHFPEDTLGELDIERGSADKFLASTFEHYELEALSIIREHRANLRSNPKAPEYLMNLISKGLPLLSARLKPHRDAI; from the coding sequence GTGATACCTGCGGCCAACCGATACACTGCCGTTCTTGATGCCAGCGTGTTATTTCCTAACATGAAGCGCGACTTGTTGCTCCGTTTTTTTGAAGCGGATCTGTACCGGGCACGCTGGACCGAGCAGATCCAGCAAGAATGGTTGACCAATGCCATCGCCAGATATGCAGACAAGGAAGAGCAGCTGAAGCGGACGGACGCCCTGATGCGCGAACATTTCGAGGATGCCTGGGTGGAAGGTTACGAGCGATTTATCGAAACGGTCGTCCTTCCAGACCGTGATGACAGACATGTGGTTGCGGCAGCGATCCGGATAAACGCACAGTACATCGTAACCGACAACCTCAAACATTTCCCAGAGGACACTCTAGGCGAACTCGATATTGAACGCGGCTCGGCGGACAAATTTTTGGCAAGTACGTTCGAGCACTATGAGCTGGAAGCCCTAAGCATTATCCGCGAACATCGGGCAAATCTGAGAAGCAATCCTAAAGCACCAGAATATCTGATGAATCTGATTTCAAAGGGACTGCCCCTACTTTCTGCAAGATTGAAGCCGCATCGAGACGCGATCTAA
- a CDS encoding MarR family winged helix-turn-helix transcriptional regulator, with product MVIEHSSPQNLISPAGGLQLKLFSKSTKIGFKRNRGHKSMQKKALDGYISYALATAHRSVDMSIKARLKKHGVQLEAWRIMECLNAENHLTMGALAKAVLINPPTLSKLVDRMVSDGLVHRLIAVSDHRQINLLLTDLGRHRMLKIRKDVEDQDEVLIGKLDGREQSVLIDLLFKLSN from the coding sequence ATGGTCATCGAACATTCATCCCCGCAAAACCTGATCAGCCCCGCCGGTGGATTGCAATTGAAATTATTTTCCAAGTCAACTAAAATTGGCTTCAAGAGAAATCGAGGGCATAAGAGCATGCAAAAAAAAGCACTTGATGGCTACATTTCATACGCTTTGGCAACGGCGCACCGGTCCGTGGACATGTCCATCAAGGCGCGCCTGAAAAAGCACGGAGTGCAACTGGAAGCCTGGCGCATCATGGAATGTCTGAATGCCGAAAATCATCTGACTATGGGCGCGCTTGCAAAAGCCGTGCTGATCAACCCTCCCACGCTGAGCAAACTCGTGGATCGAATGGTGTCGGATGGTCTGGTTCACAGGCTGATCGCGGTGAGCGATCACCGTCAGATCAATCTTTTGCTGACCGACCTTGGCCGTCACCGCATGTTGAAAATCCGCAAGGACGTTGAAGATCAGGATGAAGTTTTGATTGGCAAGCTCGACGGCAGGGAGCAGTCGGTCCTGATCGACCTGCTTTTCAAACTCAGCAACTGA
- a CDS encoding ABC transporter permease — protein sequence MELDFQTTAVLTGWLAATIRLAGPLLLAALGELFAERSGVLNIGIEGVMLLGALAAYLATWVFGSPWIGVLAGMASGLASGLFLGFMYVTVQASHVVVGIIFNIFALGLASYVYRLALSGVSGVQTVTMFTAAKVPYLSDIPILGQVLFSHTLPLYLTVLMVFVAAFTLYRTAFGLNLRAVGENPRAADTAGINVTRYRYGAVIISTVASGAAGAYLVLANVGQFRETIISGQGFIALAIVIFGRWNPWLAALAALVFGAADALQLTLQLMNTGVPPQLLLALPYLLTIIAMSGLIGKANQPDAFMQPYRKE from the coding sequence ATGGAGCTTGATTTTCAAACCACAGCTGTTCTGACCGGCTGGCTGGCTGCAACAATACGTCTTGCGGGACCGTTGTTGCTGGCAGCCTTGGGCGAGCTGTTCGCCGAGCGGTCAGGCGTGCTTAACATCGGCATCGAAGGAGTGATGCTGTTGGGCGCGCTTGCCGCCTATCTGGCGACTTGGGTGTTCGGCAGCCCGTGGATCGGGGTGTTGGCGGGGATGGCATCGGGGTTGGCGTCCGGTCTGTTCCTAGGCTTTATGTATGTCACGGTGCAGGCCAGCCATGTGGTCGTTGGCATTATCTTCAATATTTTTGCACTTGGCCTTGCCAGCTATGTCTACCGGCTCGCCTTGTCCGGTGTGTCCGGGGTCCAAACCGTTACTATGTTTACTGCGGCCAAAGTGCCGTACCTGTCGGACATTCCCATTCTCGGCCAAGTTCTATTCTCGCATACCCTGCCGCTCTATCTGACCGTACTGATGGTGTTTGTGGCTGCGTTCACGCTTTACAGAACCGCGTTCGGATTGAATCTGCGTGCGGTGGGCGAGAACCCGCGGGCTGCGGACACGGCGGGGATTAACGTGACGCGGTATCGCTATGGGGCAGTCATCATATCGACTGTGGCATCCGGTGCGGCTGGTGCCTATCTGGTGTTGGCCAACGTCGGCCAGTTTCGCGAGACGATCATCTCGGGGCAAGGATTCATTGCGCTCGCGATTGTCATTTTCGGACGCTGGAACCCATGGCTGGCAGCACTGGCGGCACTGGTCTTTGGGGCCGCGGACGCGCTTCAGCTGACACTGCAACTAATGAACACAGGCGTCCCGCCTCAATTATTGCTAGCCTTGCCGTATCTTCTGACAATCATCGCCATGTCGGGGTTGATCGGTAAAGCCAACCAACCGGATGCCTTCATGCAGCCCTATAGAAAGGAATAG
- a CDS encoding substrate-binding domain-containing protein, producing MTMMQKENPLPMELSDLESGRWPGRSECFRVALTIPLNGSAGIWAPSCISSAQVAVSELNKRNGIKGRKVQLIMINAAVEAEEPIEEIVNDLIELGAIDAIVGMHISAIRQRLSKVVRQRIPYVYTPLYEGGETTAGLFAIGETPAEQLGPALSWLQKIYRPRKWALIGNDYVWPRSSNYYAKNCLRTIGLEPVMETYVPFGTGNMSGLVERLDASGADAVLVSLVGQDAVNFNRAFGRQGLQRRMLRLSCAMEENGLLACGTGNLERLFSVSSYFGAVATDANAAFKERYHTLHGDAAPTLNALGQSTYEGMHYLSALLRDFGDVWHMKSSRDNLSVIHESGRSSGRNPSGARPPVYLARADGVQFCDFKLL from the coding sequence ATGACCATGATGCAGAAGGAAAACCCGCTACCGATGGAGCTTTCCGATCTGGAGAGTGGTCGGTGGCCGGGCCGGTCGGAGTGTTTCCGCGTGGCCCTGACCATTCCTCTCAACGGCTCGGCGGGGATATGGGCACCGTCCTGCATCTCAAGCGCGCAGGTGGCCGTATCCGAGTTGAATAAGCGCAACGGCATAAAAGGGCGCAAGGTGCAGTTGATAATGATCAACGCGGCTGTCGAGGCCGAAGAGCCTATAGAGGAGATCGTAAACGATCTCATTGAGCTGGGCGCCATCGACGCGATCGTGGGCATGCACATCAGCGCAATCCGGCAGCGCCTGTCCAAGGTCGTGCGCCAGCGTATCCCCTATGTCTACACGCCGCTCTACGAGGGGGGAGAGACGACGGCCGGGCTGTTTGCCATAGGGGAGACGCCGGCGGAACAGTTGGGGCCGGCACTGTCGTGGCTACAAAAGATCTATCGCCCGCGCAAATGGGCGCTAATCGGAAACGATTATGTCTGGCCGCGCAGCTCGAATTACTATGCCAAGAATTGCCTGCGCACCATCGGGCTGGAACCCGTGATGGAGACCTATGTTCCGTTCGGAACGGGCAACATGTCGGGGCTGGTGGAGCGGCTGGACGCCTCTGGCGCAGATGCCGTACTGGTGTCGCTGGTCGGGCAGGACGCGGTCAACTTCAACCGTGCTTTTGGTCGGCAGGGGCTGCAGCGCAGGATGCTGCGATTGTCCTGCGCGATGGAGGAGAATGGGTTGCTGGCCTGCGGAACCGGCAATCTGGAGCGGTTGTTTTCGGTCTCGTCCTATTTCGGTGCGGTCGCCACCGACGCGAATGCCGCGTTCAAGGAGCGCTATCACACATTGCACGGCGACGCGGCGCCGACACTGAATGCCCTGGGGCAGTCGACCTATGAGGGCATGCATTACCTGTCGGCCCTGCTGCGTGATTTCGGGGATGTCTGGCACATGAAGTCCAGCCGCGACAATCTCTCTGTCATCCACGAAAGCGGGCGCAGCTCTGGCCGCAATCCAAGTGGCGCGCGGCCTCCAGTTTACCTTGCCCGTGCGGATGGCGTTCAATTTTGTGACTTCAAGCTTCTGTAA